One region of Cobetia sp. cqz5-12 genomic DNA includes:
- a CDS encoding TRAP transporter small permease subunit has protein sequence MSANASTPGWLTGLDRMTEGLGRCVSWLVVIMMLVEFTIVMLRYAFNINSIPMQESVMYMHAAVFLLAASYTLKHDGHVRVDIFYQRMSHRGKSWVDLGGTLFLLFPVMIFILLSSLGYVGDSWGIKEASPESGGLPGVYLLKTLIPAIAILMMLQGVAEAGRHLLFLMGRLPSPHASDDTPDHDEELV, from the coding sequence ATGTCTGCCAATGCCTCTACCCCCGGCTGGCTCACAGGGCTCGACCGCATGACCGAGGGGCTGGGACGCTGCGTGTCCTGGCTGGTCGTCATCATGATGCTGGTCGAATTCACCATCGTGATGCTGCGCTACGCTTTCAACATCAACAGCATCCCCATGCAGGAATCCGTGATGTACATGCACGCGGCCGTCTTCCTGCTCGCCGCCAGCTACACGCTCAAGCACGACGGCCATGTGCGAGTGGATATCTTCTATCAGCGCATGTCGCACCGCGGGAAGTCGTGGGTCGATCTCGGCGGCACCCTGTTCCTGCTGTTTCCGGTAATGATCTTCATCCTGCTCTCCAGCCTCGGTTACGTGGGCGATTCCTGGGGCATCAAGGAAGCCTCCCCCGAATCCGGCGGCCTGCCGGGCGTCTACCTGCTCAAGACCCTGATTCCGGCCATCGCCATCCTGATGATGCTGCAAGGCGTCGCGGAAGCCGGCCGCCACCTGCTGTTCCTGATGGGCCGCCTGCCCTCTCCGCATGCGAGCGATGACACCCCTGACCACGATGAGGAGCTGGTGTAA
- a CDS encoding endonuclease/exonuclease/phosphatase family protein, translating to MVAAADPVAASAAEGAGLDETAPPLRLLTFNMQVGIHTAAWHHYVTRGWQHVLPHPMRRKRLELIAAAITPYDIVGLQEVDGGSFRSGNVNQVDSLAETAEFPHRYQQLNRNLGRLAQHSNGLLSRLPISHLEEHSLPGTLPGRGAIHARFGEGEHALHVFVTHLALGARIQHRQLQYLGELIAPLKHVIVMGDLNCTLAQLRQHKAFSEALDSRPSKAINSYPAWQPRRGLDHILVSSTLRLSHPTTLSHLFSDHLPLAVEVHLPAACRKAIGLA from the coding sequence ATGGTAGCGGCTGCTGACCCAGTGGCCGCCAGCGCCGCGGAAGGTGCCGGGCTCGACGAGACGGCACCTCCCCTGCGCCTGCTGACCTTCAACATGCAGGTCGGTATCCATACCGCGGCGTGGCATCACTATGTCACCCGCGGTTGGCAGCATGTGCTGCCACACCCGATGCGCCGCAAGCGTCTGGAGCTGATCGCCGCCGCCATCACGCCCTACGATATCGTCGGGCTGCAGGAGGTGGATGGTGGCAGTTTCCGCTCCGGCAACGTCAATCAGGTCGATTCACTGGCCGAGACGGCCGAATTCCCGCATCGCTATCAGCAGCTCAATCGCAACCTGGGCCGCCTGGCTCAGCACAGCAACGGCCTGCTGTCACGCCTGCCGATCAGCCATCTCGAAGAGCACAGCCTGCCCGGCACCCTGCCGGGACGCGGGGCCATCCATGCCCGCTTCGGCGAGGGCGAACACGCTCTGCATGTCTTCGTGACTCACCTGGCACTCGGTGCCCGCATCCAGCATCGTCAACTGCAGTACCTCGGCGAGCTGATCGCGCCCCTCAAGCATGTCATCGTGATGGGCGACCTCAATTGCACGCTGGCCCAGCTTCGTCAGCACAAGGCGTTCAGCGAGGCACTCGACTCCCGCCCCAGCAAGGCCATCAACAGCTACCCGGCCTGGCAACCACGCCGTGGACTCGACCATATCCTGGTCTCCTCGACGCTGCGTCTGAGCCATCCGACCACGCTGTCGCACCTGTTCTCCGACCATCTGCCGCTTGCGGTAGAAGTCCATCTGCCAGCCGCATGCCGCAAGGCGATCGGGCTCGCCTGA
- a CDS encoding thiol:disulfide interchange protein DsbA/DsbL, which translates to MKWKPLLTLVAGLGLSASVFAAEAGKDYQVLDEPVKTDAPAGNVEVVEAFWYGCPHCYKLESSLEPWVDELPSDVTFNRLPATMGQDWVKHAYAFYAAKDLGILDETHKAFFDAIHQDHQRLTDPDDIAKFYSDYGVSEEDAKKSLTSFGVKSQVNQAHAQMRAYKIMGVPALIVDGRYVISPSTAGSLQNMLKITDELIEQVREEKAGSKDAA; encoded by the coding sequence ATGAAGTGGAAACCCCTACTGACTCTGGTGGCGGGCCTTGGCCTGTCAGCAAGCGTTTTCGCCGCTGAAGCTGGCAAGGACTATCAGGTACTCGACGAGCCGGTGAAGACCGACGCGCCGGCGGGCAATGTCGAAGTGGTCGAAGCGTTCTGGTACGGCTGCCCGCACTGCTACAAGCTGGAATCCAGCCTCGAGCCGTGGGTCGACGAACTGCCGAGTGACGTGACCTTCAACCGTCTGCCGGCCACCATGGGGCAGGACTGGGTCAAGCACGCCTATGCCTTCTATGCCGCCAAGGACCTGGGCATCCTCGACGAGACCCACAAGGCCTTCTTCGATGCCATCCATCAGGACCACCAGCGCCTGACCGATCCGGATGATATCGCCAAGTTCTACAGCGACTACGGCGTCAGCGAAGAAGACGCCAAGAAGTCGCTGACCTCCTTCGGCGTGAAGAGCCAGGTCAATCAGGCTCACGCCCAGATGCGCGCCTACAAGATCATGGGTGTCCCGGCACTGATCGTCGATGGCCGCTATGTCATCTCGCCGAGCACGGCAGGCTCACTGCAGAACATGCTCAAGATCACCGATGAGCTGATCGAGCAGGTGCGTGAAGAGAAAGCCGGCAGCAAGGATGCCGCTTGA
- a CDS encoding c-type cytochrome, giving the protein MRPVRLLLALAATTLAATLPTGAAAESLVGDAAAGKAKAAVCAACHGAQGISPTPAFPHLAGQQAHYLRKQTADIRDGRRSVPQMAGIADNLSDQDIADIAAHYAAQPANRGQAEPEAARAGEVLYRAGSLERGIAACTACHGPRGEGIDSAGYPALAGQFPAYTVTALKAFRDGTRDNDPNAIMSSIAARMSDSDMQQVAEYLHGLR; this is encoded by the coding sequence GTGCGCCCCGTGCGTCTGCTGCTGGCACTTGCGGCCACGACGTTGGCCGCCACCTTGCCGACGGGGGCCGCCGCCGAGTCACTGGTCGGCGATGCCGCGGCAGGCAAGGCCAAGGCTGCCGTCTGTGCTGCCTGTCATGGCGCCCAGGGCATCTCGCCGACGCCGGCCTTTCCCCATCTTGCTGGCCAGCAGGCCCACTACCTGCGCAAGCAGACGGCCGACATCCGGGATGGCCGCCGCTCGGTGCCGCAGATGGCCGGTATCGCCGACAACCTGAGCGATCAGGACATCGCCGATATCGCGGCCCATTATGCCGCGCAGCCTGCCAATCGCGGACAGGCCGAGCCAGAGGCCGCCCGTGCAGGCGAGGTACTGTATCGCGCCGGCTCGCTGGAGCGCGGCATCGCGGCCTGCACGGCCTGTCATGGCCCGCGCGGTGAAGGCATCGACTCGGCAGGCTATCCGGCGCTGGCCGGGCAGTTCCCCGCCTATACCGTGACGGCGCTCAAGGCCTTCCGCGATGGCACCCGCGACAACGACCCGAACGCCATCATGAGCAGCATTGCCGCGCGCATGAGTGACAGCGACATGCAGCAAGTGGCCGAATATCTCCACGGCCTGCGCTGA
- the yihA gene encoding ribosome biogenesis GTP-binding protein YihA/YsxC: MAESAPSTPKLHYRQARFLISAATLAQCPTDVGAEVAFAGRSNAGKSSAINALTSQKALARTSKTPGRTQLINYFTIGETGRHLVDLPGYGYAKVPDKVKREWQSHLSNYLRNRQSLRGLVLLMDVRHPLSEFDQMMLGWADEARMPVHILLTKADKLKRGPAAASLQKVRHALKEWEDLVTVQLFSSLKYSGVEQVHAKLDEWLADPSVMDGVEEMAGDEAPQDPFGD; the protein is encoded by the coding sequence ATGGCCGAATCAGCTCCTTCGACCCCCAAGCTCCATTATCGTCAGGCGCGCTTCCTGATCAGTGCCGCGACTCTGGCCCAGTGCCCGACGGACGTGGGTGCCGAAGTGGCCTTCGCGGGTCGCTCCAATGCCGGCAAGTCCAGCGCCATCAATGCGCTGACCTCGCAGAAGGCGTTGGCCCGGACCTCCAAGACTCCCGGCCGCACCCAGCTGATCAACTATTTCACCATCGGTGAAACGGGCCGCCATCTGGTCGATCTGCCCGGCTATGGCTATGCCAAGGTGCCGGACAAGGTGAAGCGCGAGTGGCAGTCACATCTGTCCAACTACCTGCGCAACCGCCAGTCGCTGCGGGGGCTGGTGCTGCTGATGGATGTGCGCCATCCGCTGTCCGAATTCGACCAGATGATGCTGGGCTGGGCCGACGAGGCCAGGATGCCGGTGCATATCCTGCTGACCAAGGCGGACAAGCTGAAGCGCGGGCCTGCTGCGGCAAGCCTGCAGAAGGTACGTCACGCGCTCAAGGAGTGGGAAGACCTGGTCACCGTGCAGCTGTTCTCGTCGCTGAAGTATTCCGGTGTGGAGCAGGTACATGCCAAGCTCGACGAGTGGCTGGCGGACCCGTCGGTGATGGACGGCGTGGAAGAGATGGCAGGCGATGAGGCACCGCAGGACCCCTTCGGCGACTGA
- a CDS encoding HAD family hydrolase, which translates to MTPANAPRLTALTFDLDDTLWANRAVMERAEAEHYAWLDGEIGHANDFPLEEYTRRRMALGLEHPLRRGDFTWLRREAMHAMLRDAGHDDEQAGHWSRAAIERFLALRHELTPFPEASELLDSLARDYRLGAITNGNVDLARLALDHHFEFSIAAGEWLAPKPDARPFLAAMARLGSRPSTTLHVGDSWKEDALPATRLGMQAAWIDVKGQGAPGPVPAGVHVISHVRELPALIARLND; encoded by the coding sequence GTGACGCCTGCCAATGCGCCTCGCCTGACGGCCTTGACCTTCGATCTCGATGACACCCTGTGGGCCAATCGCGCGGTGATGGAGCGCGCCGAGGCCGAGCATTACGCCTGGCTGGATGGCGAGATCGGGCATGCCAATGATTTCCCCCTCGAGGAATATACCCGCCGCCGCATGGCGCTGGGGCTGGAGCACCCGCTGCGCCGCGGTGACTTCACCTGGCTGCGCCGCGAGGCCATGCACGCCATGCTGCGCGATGCCGGGCATGATGATGAGCAGGCGGGCCACTGGTCGCGCGCCGCCATCGAGCGCTTCCTGGCGCTGCGCCACGAATTGACGCCCTTCCCGGAAGCCAGCGAGCTGCTCGACTCCCTCGCCCGCGATTACCGCCTTGGTGCCATCACCAACGGCAATGTCGATCTGGCTCGCCTCGCGCTGGACCATCATTTCGAGTTCAGCATCGCCGCCGGCGAATGGCTGGCGCCCAAACCGGATGCGCGCCCCTTCCTCGCCGCCATGGCACGCCTGGGCAGCCGCCCCTCCACCACCCTGCATGTCGGTGATTCCTGGAAGGAAGATGCCTTGCCTGCCACGCGACTGGGCATGCAGGCCGCCTGGATCGACGTCAAGGGCCAGGGAGCCCCGGGCCCCGTCCCGGCAGGCGTACATGTCATCTCGCATGTCCGCGAACTGCCGGCGCTGATTGCACGCCTGAATGACTGA